The genomic region CGAGAACACCGTGACGAGCACCGCGATGCCCATCTCGGCGTACAGGGCGACCTTGCCCCACCTGTACCACGAGTCGTACTCCGGCTCGGTTTCGGCCATCAGTCATCACCCCCTGGCGTGGCCGTCGTGCTGCCCGACCCATCGCCGAGCCAGCGGTCGCGCGTCCCGATGCCGTGGGCCTCGATGCCGCTCCCGCTCCGCATCGCCCAGAAGTAGAACAGGATGATGGGCACGAAGAACACGAGCGCGGCGAGCGCGTAGCCCATGTGGATGTTCGGCACGTAGCCGAACACCAGCGGGTAGATGATACCCCCGGTCGTGGAGATGCCACCGATGAAGCCCGACGCGGTGCCCGGCCGGTCCGGGAACATGAGCGGGACGATGGCGAAGACGCCGCCGGTCCCGAAGCTCACCGCGATGCCGAACATCGCGAGGACGACCACGGAGGCCGGCAGGAGGCCGGCGAGGCCGACCGCCGTCAGCAGGACCATCATCACCGTGACGAGCAACAGCGCCGTCAGCAGCCAGTGCACGCGGGGTGCGTACTCCTGTTCGGTCGAGAGGATTGGATAGGGCGTCCAGCCCTTGCGCTGCCACAGGTCGGACATGTAGCCCGAGAACGGGCGGAACAGCGACGCGTTGAACGACTGGACGGCCGCGAACGTCCCCGCGGCGGTCTGGATGGCCGCCACGTCGGTGAAGCCGAGGTCACGGATGGACCCCGCGAAGCCCTCGGTGTAGTAGCTCGGGAGCCAGGAGTTCATCGCGATCTCCAGCCCGAACGTCATGGCGTACGCCAGCATCAGCGCGATGGCGGCGTAGCGCGTCCAGACGTACAGCGTGTCGCCGAGCGACGTGTTCTGCTTCGCGATCTCGGCGGTCGCGACGTCACGTGCCGGTTCGCCACGTACCTTGTACAGCACGGCGACGAAGAGCGCGAGGATGCCGAGGTGCAGGAACGCGTCGGTGTAGTTGGTCCCGTAGATGCGCGGGAGCATGAGCGCGCCCACGCCGGCCCCGACGTTCCCGGTCCCGGCGTAGAGGCCCTCGGCCGTGCCAATCTCGTGCTCGTCGAACCACTGGGCGACGTGCTGGATGCCGACGACGAAGCTGATGCCGGCGGAGGCGACGACCAGCCGTTCGAAGAACAGTATCTCGTAGCTGGTCGCGAACGCCGACATGATGCTGACGATGCCGGAGTAGCCGAGGATGATGGCGAACACGTTGTGCGCGCCGAGGCGGTCGGCCGCCCAGCCGGCGGCGACCCTCCCTGGCGGCGCGAGCCAGATGGCCGAACTCGCCAGCAGGCCCAGTTCGGCCGTCGTGAGCGAGAACGACTGCCCGATGGACGGGCTGAACGCGGCGGTCGAGAACCACAGCAAGAACGCGGTGAAGAAGCCGAGCGTCGCGATGAGCAGCTGCTCGACCTTGCGGGATATCATACGCGCTCACCTCCCACGACCACGATCTCGGGCTGTGGAGCCACGAGCCGGACCGCACACTGCTTGAGGTTCGGTTCGGCAGACCGCGGGTCGGTCGCGGGGCTCGTGAGCGCGTTCGTCGCCGGGTGGTGGATCGGCAGCCAGACCAGCCCCTCGGGGACGGCGTCGTCCGCGTCGACCCGGGCCGTGACGCTGGCGCGTCTCGTCTCCAGGGTGACCTGCTCGTCGATGCCGTCCGCCGGTTCGAGCCGGTCACTGTGCGCCTCGAGCGTGTCGGGGTGGACCCGCGCCCGCACCGGTGGGGCGTCCCCCGTGGACCCTCGCGAGCGAATCCCGGTGTTGTACCCGTCGGCCTCGCGGCCGGTCGTGAGCGTCAGGGGGTACTCCTCGTCAACTGGTTCGGGCAGCTCTCTTCCCGTGCCGCCGGCGAACCGCGCCCTGCCGGACGGCGTCGGGAACGACCAGTCCTCCGTCTCCTCGTCGTAGTACCGGTAGCCGCCGCTGTCTTTCGGCCCCGGGGCGGGCCACCGGACCGCGTACTCGGCCTCGAGACGCTCGTAACTGATTCCCGAACAGTCGGCGAGGGTGCCCGCGGTGAGGTCGGCGAACTCCCGGAAGAGGGATTTCGGGTCGGTGGCCTCGCCGAAGAGGCCGTCCGCGAGCGCGTTCCCGATGCTCGTGATAATGTCGAGGTCGGTCCGCACCCCGCTTGGGACGTCGGTCGCGGGGCGCACCCGCGACACCGTCCGCTCCATGTTGATGGCGGTGCCATCCGATTCGCCCCACGTCGCAGCGGGCAAGACCACGTCGGCGAACTCGGTCGTCTCGGTCTCGAACGCGTCCTGGACGACCAGGAACGCATCGTCGAGTTTCTCGGCGACCGCGGAGGCGTCGGGCATCCCAGCCACGGGATTGGTCGCGACGGCGTACACCGCCTCGACCGGGCCGTCGGCGATGGCGTCCATGGTCCCGACCGGCCCCGGGCCGGTGTCGTCGGGGAGCCGGTCGACCGGGACGTCCCATTCCGATGCGATGAGTTCGCGCTCGTCCGGGTCGGCGAAGTCGCGCTGGCCGGGCCACGAGCCCTTCGAGGAGCAGACGCGGGTGCCCATCGAGTTGGCCTGGCCGGTCAGCGAGAACGGGCCGTTGCCGGGGCCCATCGACCCCGTCGCGAGACAGATGTCGATGAGCGCGCCGGAGGTCTCGGTCCCCTGGACGCTCTGGTTGACGCCCATCCCCCAGTAGACGAGGGCGTCGTGGTCGAACGCGGCCGCGAGGGCTTCGACGTCCTCGAAGGGGACGCCGGCGCGCTCGGCGGCGACTTCCGGGTCGGGCAGGTTCTGCTTCAGGTCGTCGTAGCCGGTCGTCGACTCCTCGACGAACGCCTCGTCCACGCGCCCCGTCTCGCAGACCTGCGCGAGCACCGCCCGCGCGAGGTCGAGGTCCCCACCGGGGTCCGGGCTGACGTGGCGGTCCGCGGCCTCGGCAGACTCGGTCCGCACCGGGTCGACCACGACGAGTTCGCTGTCGTCCTCGTCCGCGCTGTTGGTTATCCACCGGAACATCACCGGGTGGGCGACGGCCGGGTTCGCGCCCCAGACGACGTGCCGGTCAGCGTCCGGGATGTCGTCGTAGGTCGGCGGGGGCGCGTCGCTCCCGAACGCGTCGTAGTACGCCGTCACCGCGCTGGCCATGCACAGCGTGGTGTTGGCGTCGTAGAATCGGGTGCCGATGCCGCCCCGGGCGAGCTTGCCGAGGGCGTAGGCCGCCTCGTTGGTCTGCTGGCCACTCCCGAGGACGGCGATGCTATCGCGGTCGCCCGCCATCGCCTCGCGGAACTCGGTGACGACCCGGCCGAGCGCCACGTCCCACGTGGTCTTGCGGAGCTCGCCGTCGCTCCGGACCATCGGCTGGGTGAGCCACTCGCCCTCGGGGTCGGCCGTCTCGCTGACGCCGCGCTGGCACGCGAGGCCGCGGTTCACGGGGTGCATCGCGTCGCCCCGGACCGTGTCCAGCCCGTAGCCGATGTCGACGCCGCGCTGGACGTGGCCACAGCCGACGGCACACCGCATGCAGGTGGTCGAGACCCAGTCGGTCACGAGGCGACCACCTCCGTCGTGCTGTCGAACGAGGTCGCCCCGGTCATTCGCCCTCCTCCGTCACCGTGATCGGTTCCGTCGGGACCTCCGGGGCCGGCGTGTCGTCGTCCACGAACGGGTACCACGACTGCTTCGCGTCGGTGAGACACGGGTCCTCGTACCCGTCGACCTCCTCGGGCTCGGCGAGTTCGATGAGCGTCTCCTGCCCGGTCGCGTTCACCCACTCGCGGAAGGTCTGGCCGTCCTGGCGCAGGGCGGCGTACGCCTCCACGAGGTTCTTGAGGAGGCCAGGGACCTCGTCGGCGGGCACGCGCTGGCGGACCCACTCGATGAAGGTTGGCTCCTCCCCGATGCCGCCGCCGACACCGACGTCCATCGCCTCGACCATCTCGCCGTTCTTGCGGGCCCGCATGCCCTGGAGGCCGATGTCGGCGGTCATCGCCTGGCCACAGTCGGCGGTACAGCCCGAGAAGTGTATCTTGATGCGCTCGACGTCGTCGGGCAGTTCGACGTTGGCCCGGAGCCACCGGAGCATGATGGCCATGCGGGCCTTCGTCTCCGTGAGTGCGAGCGAGCAGAACTCGGTGCCCGTACAGGCCATCGCGCCGCGGACGAACGGGTTCGGTTCCGGCTTGTGCGTCTCGAGCAGGGGTTCAGCGAGCAACTCGTCGAGTGCCGCATCCGGGACGTCCACGACGACCGGGTTCTGCCGGCGGGTGAGTCGGATCTCCCCGGACCCGTACTCGTCGGCCAGGTCCGCGAGTTCGATGGTCTCCTCGGCGGTCATCCGACCGACCGGGACGTTCAGTCCGACGTAGTTCCGCCCGTCGCGCTGGTCGTACACGCCGACGTGGTCGTGCGCGCCGCGCTCGGTGGGCTTCCCGGCGTTGTAGGTGTACTCGCCGCGGAAGTCGGTGCCTGCGCGTTCCAGGTCGAAATCCAGACGTTCGTCCAGTTCTTCGCGGATGGCGTCGGTGCCCCAGTCGTCGACGAAGAACCGGGCGCGGTTCTTCGCGCGGTTCTGCCGGTTCCCCTCCTCGTGATACAGTTCGACGAACGTCCGGACCGTCTCGACGGCCTGCTCCGGCCGAACGAACAGGTCCAGCGGGCGGGCAGGTCGGGGTTCACGACCGCCCAGGCCGCCGCCGACCCGGACGTTGAAGCCCGGCGTCTCCTCCCCGTCGATGAACTTGTGCGCCGGTTCGAGCCCCACGTCGTTGATGGAGTCCTGCGCACAGCCCTGGCGACAGCCAGTCACCGAGATGTTGAACTTCCGGGGCATGTTGCTGAGCGCGTCGTCGTTCCGGATGGTCTCCTGGATCTCGTCGAGGATTCCCCGCGAATCGACGTACTCCTCGGCCTTCCCGGCGACGGGGCAGCCCGAGATGTTCCGCATCGTGTCACCGCCGGCAGACCGGGAGGAGACGCCTGCCGCCTCCAGTTTCTCCCAGACCTCGGGGATGTCTTTCAGCTCGAGCCAGTGCAACTGGATGGACTGTCTGGTCGTGAAGTCGACCCAGCCGTTCCCGAACTCGGGGTTCTCTGCGGGTCCGGTCGCGTAGTCGCGGGCGACCTCGCCGATGGCCCGGAGCTGGCCCGGTTCGAGGATGCCCCCGCAGTTCGTCAGCCGCATCATGAAGTACGACTCCTGTCCCGAGCGCTGGTGGAACACGCCCCAGAACTTGAAGCGCGTGAACCACTCGTCGCGTTCGTCCTCCGGGATGGAGGCGAAGCCGCGCTCTGCGAACTCCTCTATCTTCTCCCGGACCGCATCACCGTACAGCTCGCCTTTCACGTCCTCTTTCTTGTGTGCCATGCTCAGGCACACACCTCATCCGCACGCTGGACTTCTTCAGCCATTTTCGTTTTTTCAGTCCAAACGCCCACATATATCGGTTATCGTTAATCAAGTGTTGACAGTTACGAGACTACACAGGTCATGTGGTAACCCCGGGTATGGACAAGGAACTGGAAGGTGTTTATACAGTTAATATGATATGAACGTCCGTGTGAAATCCTGCCACAGGTCGGCGCGCCGGCGGTAGTGTCGCCACTGGCAGGCCGAACACAGAGAAGTCCGCCGGGACCGCCTAGTCGTCGGATGCGCCGCCGTCACCGGCGACGATGTCACCGAGACCGTCGACCGGCCGGTCCGGGTTCGCGTCGCGGGCCGCCGTCGAGAGGCCCAGCTGGTAGGAGTTCTCGTGCGCCTCGCGGAGCCGGGTCCGGCCGCGGTGGACCGACACGTCTCCGTTGAGGTGCAGGCGGACCGCCTCGAGGAGCGCCTCGGCCTCGAGGGGCTGGCCGCGCTCCTTGAGGTCGCCGATGCTCGCGTCGTCGGGGACGTCGAACGCGCGCTGGGTGATGATGGGCCCCTGGTCGAGGTCCGTCGTCACGTAGTGCGCGGTGACGCCCGCGATGCGGACGCCCTCCTCCAGTGCCTGCCGGTAGGCCTTCGCGCCCGGGAACGCCGGGAGCAGGCTCGGGTGGATGTTGATGATGCGGTCCTCGTACCGGAAGACGACGTCCGGGCTGAGGATGCGCATGTAGCGTGCGAGGACGATGAGGTCCGCGTCGTACTCCGCGAGCAGGTCCAGTATCTCCTCCTCGTCGGGCGTCCCTTTCTCGTCACCGACGTCGTGGAACGGAATCTCGTACTTCTGGGCGAGGGGCTCGAGGTCGTCGTGGTTGGCGATAACGACCGAGATGTCCGCGCCGAGGTCGCCGCTGGCCCACGCCTGGAACAGGCGCTCGAGACAGTGGCTCTCCTGCGTGGCGAGGACGGCGATCTGCTGGGTCTCCCGGTCGCTCGGGAACCGGACCTGCACGTCCACGCCGAGGTCGTCCCCCAGGTCGTGGAGGTCGTCGCGCAGGGTCTCGGGCTTGCAGACCATGTCCGTCGTATCGACGTGCATGGTCATCCGGAAGATATCGTCCCGGACCGCCTGGTCGAGGTCCTCGATGTTGATTCCGCGCTCGAACAGCAACGAGGTGACGCGTGCGATGAGTCCAGTCTTGTCTCCTCCGATGACCGTAATTTCGGTCAAGTCAGTCGTCATCGACACCACCTCCTGATGCTGCTCGAAAGAGACATCACGATAGGCTCAGGCGACTGGGGGGCAAAAGACTTCGTATCCGTGCGAAGGTTACGCCCGGCCTCAGGAGATGGAGACCGCGACCTCGTTCTCCCGCATGAACGGCGGCGTCCACGGGTCGTCGTAGCCCATGAAGAACGGCTCGCCGGTGGGTTCGATGCCGTGGCTCTCCAGGGTCCGGAGCAGTTCGTCCTCCTTCGCGTCGACCGTCTTCGAACTCGCCCAGCCCGAGAACGAGAGCACCGCGAGGTTGCGCGGGCCGACGAGTTCGAGCGACACGAGGTCGTCCAGCGGCTCCGGGGCGTCCTCGTAGTCGTAGTCTGCGGGCAGGTAGAACGACATGGTGACGCCCTCGGGGACCTGGCTCGACGTGACGGGGGCGGTCATCGGGATGGTCTCGCCCTCCATCGCGACGGGGGTGGTCATCGACACCTTCTCGCCCAGCGTGTTGTTCCCGGAGATGTACCGGAACAGCCGGCGGAACGCCTCGTCGCCGGAACTCGCGGTCGTACTGACCGCGATGGTCGCGGGGTACCGGCGGAGCTCGATACCGTCGAAGTGGGCGACGCGGTCGTACTGGACTCGTTCGGTCGTGTAGTCGACGTAGAGGCCC from Haloarchaeobius sp. HME9146 harbors:
- a CDS encoding MFS transporter yields the protein MISRKVEQLLIATLGFFTAFLLWFSTAAFSPSIGQSFSLTTAELGLLASSAIWLAPPGRVAAGWAADRLGAHNVFAIILGYSGIVSIMSAFATSYEILFFERLVVASAGISFVVGIQHVAQWFDEHEIGTAEGLYAGTGNVGAGVGALMLPRIYGTNYTDAFLHLGILALFVAVLYKVRGEPARDVATAEIAKQNTSLGDTLYVWTRYAAIALMLAYAMTFGLEIAMNSWLPSYYTEGFAGSIRDLGFTDVAAIQTAAGTFAAVQSFNASLFRPFSGYMSDLWQRKGWTPYPILSTEQEYAPRVHWLLTALLLVTVMMVLLTAVGLAGLLPASVVVLAMFGIAVSFGTGGVFAIVPLMFPDRPGTASGFIGGISTTGGIIYPLVFGYVPNIHMGYALAALVFFVPIILFYFWAMRSGSGIEAHGIGTRDRWLGDGSGSTTATPGGDD
- a CDS encoding formyltetrahydrofolate deformylase; translated protein: MTTDLTEITVIGGDKTGLIARVTSLLFERGINIEDLDQAVRDDIFRMTMHVDTTDMVCKPETLRDDLHDLGDDLGVDVQVRFPSDRETQQIAVLATQESHCLERLFQAWASGDLGADISVVIANHDDLEPLAQKYEIPFHDVGDEKGTPDEEEILDLLAEYDADLIVLARYMRILSPDVVFRYEDRIINIHPSLLPAFPGAKAYRQALEEGVRIAGVTAHYVTTDLDQGPIITQRAFDVPDDASIGDLKERGQPLEAEALLEAVRLHLNGDVSVHRGRTRLREAHENSYQLGLSTAARDANPDRPVDGLGDIVAGDGGASDD
- a CDS encoding nitrite/sulfite reductase, whose product is MAHKKEDVKGELYGDAVREKIEEFAERGFASIPEDERDEWFTRFKFWGVFHQRSGQESYFMMRLTNCGGILEPGQLRAIGEVARDYATGPAENPEFGNGWVDFTTRQSIQLHWLELKDIPEVWEKLEAAGVSSRSAGGDTMRNISGCPVAGKAEEYVDSRGILDEIQETIRNDDALSNMPRKFNISVTGCRQGCAQDSINDVGLEPAHKFIDGEETPGFNVRVGGGLGGREPRPARPLDLFVRPEQAVETVRTFVELYHEEGNRQNRAKNRARFFVDDWGTDAIREELDERLDFDLERAGTDFRGEYTYNAGKPTERGAHDHVGVYDQRDGRNYVGLNVPVGRMTAEETIELADLADEYGSGEIRLTRRQNPVVVDVPDAALDELLAEPLLETHKPEPNPFVRGAMACTGTEFCSLALTETKARMAIMLRWLRANVELPDDVERIKIHFSGCTADCGQAMTADIGLQGMRARKNGEMVEAMDVGVGGGIGEEPTFIEWVRQRVPADEVPGLLKNLVEAYAALRQDGQTFREWVNATGQETLIELAEPEEVDGYEDPCLTDAKQSWYPFVDDDTPAPEVPTEPITVTEEGE
- the nasA gene encoding assimilatory nitrate reductase NasA, whose product is MTDWVSTTCMRCAVGCGHVQRGVDIGYGLDTVRGDAMHPVNRGLACQRGVSETADPEGEWLTQPMVRSDGELRKTTWDVALGRVVTEFREAMAGDRDSIAVLGSGQQTNEAAYALGKLARGGIGTRFYDANTTLCMASAVTAYYDAFGSDAPPPTYDDIPDADRHVVWGANPAVAHPVMFRWITNSADEDDSELVVVDPVRTESAEAADRHVSPDPGGDLDLARAVLAQVCETGRVDEAFVEESTTGYDDLKQNLPDPEVAAERAGVPFEDVEALAAAFDHDALVYWGMGVNQSVQGTETSGALIDICLATGSMGPGNGPFSLTGQANSMGTRVCSSKGSWPGQRDFADPDERELIASEWDVPVDRLPDDTGPGPVGTMDAIADGPVEAVYAVATNPVAGMPDASAVAEKLDDAFLVVQDAFETETTEFADVVLPAATWGESDGTAINMERTVSRVRPATDVPSGVRTDLDIITSIGNALADGLFGEATDPKSLFREFADLTAGTLADCSGISYERLEAEYAVRWPAPGPKDSGGYRYYDEETEDWSFPTPSGRARFAGGTGRELPEPVDEEYPLTLTTGREADGYNTGIRSRGSTGDAPPVRARVHPDTLEAHSDRLEPADGIDEQVTLETRRASVTARVDADDAVPEGLVWLPIHHPATNALTSPATDPRSAEPNLKQCAVRLVAPQPEIVVVGGERV
- a CDS encoding heme-binding protein, producing MKRRILYAGAGFLAGVLGLWTAWGLYVDYTTERVQYDRVAHFDGIELRRYPATIAVSTTASSGDEAFRRLFRYISGNNTLGEKVSMTTPVAMEGETIPMTAPVTSSQVPEGVTMSFYLPADYDYEDAPEPLDDLVSLELVGPRNLAVLSFSGWASSKTVDAKEDELLRTLESHGIEPTGEPFFMGYDDPWTPPFMRENEVAVSIS